In the genome of Euzebyales bacterium, one region contains:
- a CDS encoding patatin-like phospholipase family protein, translating into MSTSDTTGLVLAAGGARGAYQAGALAELLPALAQRGATPTLLIGESVGALNSTVLGAHAHERAQVQAEALVDHWLSSARSEVLAPLWRQLPAIALQYAGETLGVPGLALRGLLSVTPLRRMLDDRIGWDRMHRNVADGVLDAIGVTATAVVSGRSVTFVERAGARPLPDEEDLDYHAATLGTDHVIGSAAIPMLFPPSWIDEPSEAAAWYVDGSTRLHTPLRPALDLGADRLVVIGTTSLRQRERRATDHRAVDLGDTAVTLLHAMVEDSLRRDVRRLARINTWLAATETDPATVALLRGVSGRPPYRDVPFIAIAPGDPYEIGDLARAVFHDRYGGWRALRDPDIEVMHRLLGGDSPLQGEVLSFVLFDEVFHAELVALGRRDARRWLRANDGAGFRTALDA; encoded by the coding sequence ATGTCCACCTCCGACACGACCGGTCTGGTGCTGGCGGCCGGCGGCGCGCGCGGCGCGTACCAGGCCGGTGCGCTGGCGGAACTGCTCCCGGCGCTCGCGCAGCGAGGGGCGACTCCGACGCTGCTGATCGGCGAGAGCGTGGGTGCCCTGAACAGCACCGTGCTGGGGGCCCACGCCCACGAGCGGGCACAGGTGCAGGCCGAGGCGCTGGTCGACCACTGGCTGTCGTCGGCGCGATCGGAGGTGCTGGCGCCGTTGTGGCGGCAGCTTCCGGCGATCGCGCTGCAGTACGCCGGTGAGACGCTCGGCGTGCCGGGCCTCGCGTTGCGCGGGCTGCTGTCGGTCACGCCCCTACGCCGGATGCTGGACGACCGCATCGGCTGGGATCGAATGCACCGCAACGTGGCCGACGGCGTGCTCGACGCCATCGGTGTCACCGCGACGGCCGTGGTGTCCGGCCGCAGCGTGACTTTCGTCGAGCGCGCGGGTGCCCGCCCGCTGCCCGACGAGGAGGACCTCGACTACCATGCCGCGACGCTCGGTACGGACCACGTCATCGGCTCCGCTGCCATTCCGATGCTCTTCCCGCCGTCGTGGATCGACGAGCCCAGCGAGGCGGCGGCGTGGTACGTCGACGGGTCCACCCGGCTGCACACGCCGCTGCGGCCCGCGCTCGACCTGGGTGCGGACCGTCTGGTCGTGATCGGCACGACCAGCCTGCGGCAGCGGGAGCGCCGCGCGACCGATCACCGTGCGGTCGACCTCGGCGACACCGCGGTGACGCTGCTGCACGCGATGGTCGAGGATTCGCTGCGTCGCGATGTCCGCCGTCTCGCGCGGATCAACACGTGGCTGGCCGCCACGGAGACGGATCCCGCGACCGTTGCGCTTCTGCGCGGTGTGTCCGGCCGGCCCCCGTACCGCGACGTGCCGTTCATCGCCATCGCACCGGGCGATCCGTACGAGATCGGCGATCTGGCACGAGCGGTGTTCCACGACCGCTACGGCGGGTGGCGGGCACTGCGGGATCCCGACATCGAGGTGATGCATCGCCTCCTGGGTGGTGACAGCCCGCTGCAGGGCGAGGTCCTGAGCTTCGTGCTGTTCGACGAGGTCTTCCACGCCGAGCTCG